A genomic region of Phenylobacterium parvum contains the following coding sequences:
- the hrpB gene encoding ATP-dependent helicase HrpB: MLPVEEVLPSLVDALEAGASAVLVAPPGAGKSTLAPLKFLDVPWLAGRKILMLEPRRLAARAVAARLAANLGETVGATVGFRVRLESRVSAATRLEVVTEGVFARMILDDPGLEGVGLVIFDEFHERSLDADLGLALAEDCRRVLRPDLRLLVMSATLDCAAVAGLLGGAPVIASEGRSWPVETVHLGRDPGASVEDQAVRAVRRALAETPGGVLVFLPGQAEIRRTAERLETAGLPGNVDLAPLYGALDPAAQDRAIAPAPAGRRKVVLATDIAETSLTLEGIAAVVDAGLVRSPRFDPGSGVSRLVTLRASRAAADQRRGRAGRTGPGTCYRLWDEAETRSLPAFAPPEILNADLSGLALDLARWGVKDAGDLAFLDPPPAGALAEARSLLSRLGALDGQGVLTPHGEALSRLPLPPRLAHMVLAAAARGQAGRAARIAVLASEPGLGGRDPDLRQRLEALERDRGGRATEARRLAQRWAALAEREAARAADPSSLDDGLLLALAWPERVARARGPLGHFQLASGRGVWLEETDPLAREAWLAVGELGGGGRSDRILLAAPLDPAQIPALFAADIVREARIEPGPSGRLRAVRIERLGRLVLKETLDEAPSGDLIRAALLDQVRAEGLASLAWGEAGRSLRARVAFLEGLGEADLPDLGDEALVRDLDDWLGPALNGLRGLEDLSPVRLDAALAGRLDYAVQRRLDALAPARWTAPTGNSFAIDYAAPGGPRVEVRVQEVFGLGVHPAVANGRAPLTLALTSPAHRPIQTTRDLPGFWRGSWREVRAEMRGRYPRHVWPEDPASAAPTSRAKPRGT; this comes from the coding sequence ATGCTGCCCGTCGAAGAGGTCCTGCCGTCGCTGGTCGACGCCCTTGAGGCCGGGGCCTCGGCCGTGCTCGTGGCGCCGCCGGGCGCGGGAAAGAGTACGCTTGCGCCCCTGAAGTTCCTCGACGTCCCCTGGCTGGCGGGACGCAAGATTCTCATGCTGGAGCCGCGGAGGCTGGCTGCGCGGGCCGTGGCCGCCCGGCTGGCCGCCAACCTGGGCGAGACGGTGGGGGCGACCGTGGGCTTCCGCGTGCGCCTGGAGAGCCGGGTGTCGGCGGCCACGCGGCTGGAGGTGGTGACCGAGGGGGTCTTCGCCCGGATGATCCTGGACGATCCCGGCCTGGAGGGCGTGGGCCTGGTCATCTTCGACGAGTTCCACGAGCGCAGCCTCGACGCCGACCTGGGCCTGGCCCTGGCCGAAGACTGCCGCCGGGTGCTGAGGCCGGACCTGCGGCTCCTGGTCATGTCGGCCACCCTCGACTGCGCCGCCGTGGCGGGCCTGCTGGGCGGGGCGCCGGTGATCGCCAGCGAGGGCCGGTCCTGGCCGGTGGAAACGGTGCACCTGGGACGCGATCCGGGGGCGTCGGTGGAGGACCAGGCGGTGCGGGCCGTACGCCGGGCCCTGGCGGAGACGCCGGGCGGGGTGCTGGTCTTCCTGCCCGGGCAGGCGGAGATCCGTCGCACCGCCGAGCGCCTGGAGACGGCGGGCCTGCCGGGGAATGTGGACCTTGCGCCCCTCTACGGCGCTCTCGATCCCGCCGCCCAGGACCGGGCCATCGCGCCGGCGCCCGCCGGGCGTCGCAAGGTGGTGTTGGCCACCGACATCGCCGAGACCAGCCTGACGCTGGAGGGCATAGCGGCGGTTGTCGACGCCGGCCTGGTGCGCTCGCCGCGCTTTGATCCCGGGAGCGGGGTGTCGCGGCTTGTCACCCTCCGGGCCAGCCGGGCGGCGGCGGACCAGAGGCGCGGCCGGGCGGGCCGGACCGGACCGGGAACCTGCTATCGCCTCTGGGACGAGGCCGAGACCCGGTCCCTGCCGGCCTTCGCCCCGCCCGAGATCCTCAACGCCGACCTGTCGGGCCTCGCTCTCGATCTGGCCCGCTGGGGGGTGAAGGACGCCGGGGACCTGGCCTTCCTCGACCCGCCGCCCGCCGGCGCCCTGGCCGAGGCCCGGAGCCTGCTTTCCCGGCTGGGCGCCCTGGACGGGCAGGGGGTGCTGACCCCCCACGGCGAGGCCCTGTCGCGCCTGCCCCTGCCGCCCCGGCTCGCCCACATGGTGCTGGCCGCCGCCGCCCGGGGGCAGGCGGGGCGCGCGGCCCGGATCGCCGTCCTGGCCTCGGAGCCCGGGCTGGGCGGCCGCGATCCAGACCTGCGCCAGAGGCTGGAGGCCCTCGAGCGGGACCGAGGGGGCCGGGCGACGGAGGCGCGCCGGCTGGCCCAGCGCTGGGCGGCCCTGGCGGAGCGAGAGGCGGCGCGGGCTGCGGACCCTTCGTCCCTTGATGACGGCCTGCTGCTGGCCCTGGCCTGGCCGGAGCGGGTCGCCCGGGCGCGGGGCCCCTTGGGGCATTTCCAGCTGGCCAGCGGCCGCGGCGTCTGGCTGGAGGAAACCGATCCCCTTGCCCGCGAGGCCTGGCTGGCCGTGGGCGAACTGGGCGGGGGCGGGCGGTCGGACCGGATCCTCCTGGCGGCGCCTCTGGACCCGGCGCAGATTCCGGCCCTGTTCGCGGCCGACATTGTCCGCGAGGCCCGGATCGAGCCCGGCCCCTCGGGCCGCCTCCGCGCCGTGCGGATCGAGCGCCTGGGCCGGCTGGTGCTGAAGGAGACCCTGGACGAGGCGCCCTCCGGCGACCTGATCCGCGCCGCCCTCCTCGACCAGGTCCGTGCGGAGGGGCTGGCGTCCCTGGCCTGGGGGGAGGCGGGTCGCAGCCTGCGGGCCCGGGTCGCCTTCCTGGAGGGGCTGGGCGAGGCGGACCTGCCGGACCTGGGTGACGAGGCGCTGGTCCGGGACCTCGACGACTGGCTGGGTCCGGCGCTGAACGGCCTGCGGGGGCTGGAGGACCTGTCGCCTGTCCGCCTCGACGCCGCCCTGGCCGGACGACTGGACTACGCCGTCCAGAGACGGCTGGACGCCCTGGCGCCCGCCCGCTGGACGGCGCCGACGGGCAACAGCTTCGCGATCGACTACGCGGCTCCGGGTGGGCCGCGGGTGGAGGTGCGGGTGCAAGAGGTGTTTGGCTTGGGGGTCCATCCCGCCGTCGCGAACGGCCGGGCGCCCCTGACCCTGGCGCTGACCTCGCCCGCGCACCGGCCCATCCAGACCACCCGCGACCTGCCGGGCTTCTGGCGCGGGTCCTGGCGCGAGGTGCGGGCCGAGATGCGGGGGCGCTATCCTCGCCATGTCTGGCCGGAGGATCCCGCCTCGGCGGCTCCGACCTCCCGGGCGAAGCCCCGAGGAACCTGA